A genomic window from Gossypium hirsutum isolate 1008001.06 chromosome D10, Gossypium_hirsutum_v2.1, whole genome shotgun sequence includes:
- the LOC107914923 gene encoding photosynthetic NDH subunit of subcomplex B 3, chloroplastic: protein MGTLQLSIHGLATTSSVPRKFNFRSRSSTTHLRFSTPKIRAVSTVPDSESTAKDKEPDEPPAVDFAFVHSVLLPDGTPDVHFRRACGGQKLRDIMLDNNMELYGPYGRPLLNCAGGGTCGTCMVEVVEGKELLTPRTDKEKEHLKKKPKNWRLACQTIVGKPDSKGLLVIQQLPEWKAHEWSYEKILPTEEP from the exons ATGGGTACTCTCCAGCTTAGCATCCATGGCTTAGCTACTACATCCTCAGTGCCTCGTAAATTCAACTTCCGCAGCAGAAGCAGTACCACCCACCTCCGCTTCTCTACACCCAAAATCCGAGCTGTTAGCACCGTCCCCGACAGCGAATCCACCGCCAAGGACAAGGAGCCTGACGAGCCTCCCGCTGTTGACTTTGCATTTGTTCAT TCTGTTTTGCTGCCAGATGGTACCCCGGATGTACATTTTCGCAGGGCTTGTGGTGGGCAGAAACTTAGAGATATTATGCTGGATAATAACATGGAGTTGTATGGACCATAT GGTAGACCTCTGCTGAACTGTGCAGGAGGAGGGACCTGTGGGACTTGCATGGTTGAG GTTGTAGAAGGGAAAGAGCTACTAACCCCTCGAACAGACAAAGAGAAAGAACATCTAAAGAAG AAACCAAAAAACTGGAGATTGGCCTGCCAAACAATTGTTGGTAAACCAGATTCAAAGGGCCTG CTGGTGATTCAACAACTGCCTGAATGGAAAGCACATGAATGGTCTTACGAAAAAATTTTGCCTACAGAGGAGCCCTAA